GTGGCGAGCTGGCGCAGGATCTCGTTGGTGAGGGACTGGACGAGCGTTTCGACCTGCGGGTCGACCTCCGCGGTGGCGGGGGCGGCGCTGGAGGGCGGGGTGGCTTGGCAGACGGCGCCGGGGCGGAATTCGCTGTTGTCGCTGCAGAGCTCACACTCCTCGAGTTCGGCGCGGGGATCGGGCATGCCGAGCGCTTTGCGCAGGCCGATCAGGTCTTTGAGTTTGTCGGTGCCGAAACGATGGAGGCCGCTGCCGAGTCCGCCGGCGATGGCGACGGTTTTGCAATACGAGTCGATGTTCTCCATCTTCCAGTAAGCGTCCTCAACGTCCTTGCCCCAGACGATGACACCGTGGTTCTGCATGAGGATGGCTTGGTGATCGATGCCGAGTTGGCCGACTTCGTCGGCGTTTTCCGGGGTGCCGGGAGTCTGGTATTTGGCGAGGGCGATCTTACCGAGGAAGACCTCGGCCTCGGGGATGAGGCAGGTGGGGATCTCGGCGTTGGCGATGGCGAAGGCGGTGGCGTGCGGCGGGTGGGCGTGCACGCAGGACTTGGCGGCGGGCTGGCGCTTCATGATGCCAAAGTGGGTCATGGCTTCGGAGGTGCGCTTGCGGGTGCCGGCGAGTTGGTTGCCGTCGAGGTCGACGAGGCAGATGTCGGCGGGCTTCATGAAGCCCTTGCAAATGAGGGTGGGGGTGCAGAGGGCGAGGTTGTCGCCGACGCGGATGGTGATGTTGCCGCCGTTGCCGTCGGTGTATTCCCGTTCCCAGAGGCGGCGACCGATGTCGCAGATGCGCACCTTGAGTTCCTCGATGGCGGGCGAGGTGAAGAAACGTTGGATGTCGGAGGGGGTCTTGGGATCGCTGCCGGGCGCCCAGCGGAACTCGTAGTCGGGCGTCGACGGAGCCGGGGGTGTGGCGGAGCTGGCGGCCGGTTTGGTGGCGGGCGCAGCGGAGCCGGCGCGAGGCGCGTTGGCGGTGAAGGTGCGGCCGTTGCGGCGGCGGTCCTCGACGAGGTCGCGGGCGGATGGGGTGAGGCGGGCGTCGGCCGGCACGGCTTCGCCGGCACGGAGCAGGGCCTCGACTTCTCGGGCGGTGAGGATCTTGGGCATGATGGAAGGGGGCTAGGTGGTGGAAGGCGGGCGGTAGTCGAGCTGGTGAACGATGCAGGCGTTGTAGGCGTCGACGGGCGCCGGGTTGGAAAAGGGTTGAGACGCCTCCGCGCCCTCGGTGTAGCCGATGGTGGCACCCTGGCCGGCGCCGAGCTGGTCGTAGACGATGAGGCTCGAACCGGAGGCGACGGGGGAAGTGTCGGCGCCCGTGAGCTGGTCACGGGTGAGCGGTTGCACCACCAGCAACTGGCCGCCGCGGTAAACGGGCTCCTGTTGGCTGAGGGTGATGCGTCCGATGACCGTGCCGAGTTTCATGACGTCTAGCGGGAGGAGAGGGTGGGATCGACGAGCGCCAGCACGAAGTTGCGCAGCGGCGAGTGCGGATCGCCCACCAGTTGGCGGGTTTGGGAACCGTCGGTGGAGATCAGCACCTGTTGGTGTAGACCGGACACGAGCGGATCGTAAGCGAGGATGGGCGTGCCAATGTCTTCGCCGTCGGCGCCGAGCGGCTGGCAGATGATCGTGCGCTTGCCGACCATCGAGGGGGGGCAAGTCGCAGGGATCAGGGTGCCGTCGACGCGGGCGAGGATCATGAGGTCAAGTAAGAAGTTGGAAGTAAGAAGGACGAAGTGGGGAAGCGGGCGGGCTCAGTAGATCCGGAGTTGGTCGACCATGACGCAGCGGCGGGTGCGGGTGAAGGTGCGCGGCGTGGTGATGCCTTCGCCGGTGGTGGTGGCGATGGAGTAGCTGAGGTAACCTTCGCCGCCGAGGCCGAGGCCGGCGGTGGAGGGGCCGTTCTTGACGAAGAGCGTGGTGTCGAGGGCGCGGGCCATGGCGGTCATGCGATCGACATTGAGGGAGTGAATGATGGCGGAGTGCTTGTAGCCGTGTTCGGCGGCGAGAGCGGCGCGGATGCCTTCCTCGATCGAATTCACGCGGACGATGGGCAGGACCGGCATCATCTGTTCCTCGATGACGTAGGCGTGCAGGGCGTCGCACTCGGCGAAGAGCATCTCGGTGTTGGCCGGCGCGGAGGTGCCGGCGTGACCGGCGAGGGTGGCGGCGTCGAGACCGACGAAGGCGCGGTTCAGCACGGGGTGCGAGCAGCCACCGGCATCGGGCGAGTTGGTGAAGGCGGCGGCGGTGAGGCGTTCGAACTGAGCTGTATTCAGTTGGTGGGCACCGTTGCGACCGAGGGCGGCCATGAACTTGTCGGCCACGGAGTCGAGGACGAAGACCTCCTTCTCACCGATGCAGAGCAGGTTGTTGTCGAAGGCACCACCGGCGATGATGTCGCGGGCGGCCTTGTCGACGCAGACGGTGTCGTCGACGAGCACGGGCGGGTTGCCCGGGCCGGCGCAGACGGCGCGTTTGCCGGATTTCATGGCGGCGGCGACGACGGCGGGACCGCCGGTGACGCAGATCATCTTGACCTCGGGGGCGGCGCAGAGGGCGTCGAAGGAATCGAGCGACGGGGTTTCGATGGTGCAGACGAGGTTTTCGATGCCGGTCTCGGCTTTGATGGCCTCGTTGAAGGCGGCGACGGCGAGGGCGGCGGACTTGGCGCCACCCGGGTGCGGGTTGAAGACCACGCTGTTACCGGCGGCGACGATGTTGATGATGTTGCCGGAGAGGGTCGGGATGGAGTGCGTCATCGGCAGGATGGCCGCGATGACGCCGAAGGGGGTGAACTCCTCGAGGGTGATGCCGTGGTCGCCGGAGCGGGCGTCGGGGCGAAGCCATTCGACACCGGGCACGAGTTTGACGATCTGGAGCTTCTCCACCTTGTGGGCGAGGCGACCGATCTTGGTCTCGTTGAACTCAAACTTGCCCCAGATCTCGGCGTTCTGCGTGCAGAGCGTTTTGACGATCTCGATGACCTTGGCGCGGGCGGCGATGCCACCGGCGAGCAGTTTGAGTTGGGCGGCCTGAGCGGCGGCGCAGGCGGCGGCCACATCGGTGAAAACGCCGGGGCGTTTGGCCGGAGTGAGGATTTGGGGCGCGGCGGAGGTGGCGGGGGTGGCGCCGTTGCGGACGAAGGTCTGCAACACCTCGGCGACGACGCTGCGGACGAGGTCTTCGTTGAGATTGAGCGAGGCGGACATGGCTGGGCGGGGGAGCGGCGAAGTGGATGAACCACTCGCTCACGCTCGTAGCTACGGAGTGAGAAATTTAGGCGAGGCGGTGGCCGAGGACTTCGACGGTGTCGACGAGGCCGACGACCGCGGCGTCGATGGGCAGGGTTTTCATGCCGGTGGCCTGGCGGGCGGAGCTGCCCTGGCAGAAGAGCACCAGGTCGCCGGCGCCGGCACCGAGGGAATCCACGGCGACGATGGTATTGGCGCCGGAGCGAAATTGGGCGGGGTCCTGCTCGTCGACCAATTGAGGGCGCAGCAGGAGCAGTTTGCGGCCGCGCATGATCTCATCCTTCTTGGTCGAGACCACTGAGCCGATGACGCGGGCGAGAAACATGACGGGGAGGCAGGTTAGAGGTAAGATGTATGATGTGAGAGGGGGCACACGGGCGGTGACTCGAGTGTCACACGCCCGTGGATACACGTCCGGCGGGTTATTTCTTACCGGCGGTCTTGATCTTCGGCAGGATGGCAGCGGTGTCGTCGTGCGGGCGCGGGATGACCTGCACGGAGACGACCTCGCCGTATTGGCGGGCGGCTTCGGCGCCGGAATCGATGGCGGCCTTGACGGCGGCGACATCGCCGGTGACGACGGCGGTCACGAGGGCGTTGCCCACCTGGGTCATGGGGGCGGCGAGGGTGACGTTGGCGGATTTGAGCATCGCGTCCGTGCCCGCGACGAGCGCGGTGAGGCCACGAGTTTCGAGGAGTCCGAGGGCGGATTGAGCCATGGTGGTATGGAGGAGTTTAAGGGTGGAGTTTAAGTTGAAGGCGTGAGGGTGGAGAGCAGGCGGGCCGCTTCGCGGGCCACGACGAGTTCTTCGTTGGCGGGAATAACGAACACCTGCGTCCGGGAATCGAAGGTGGTGAGGGGCGCCTCGGCGGGACCGGAGGCGTTGAGGTCGGGATCGAGATAGAGTCCGAGGTCGGCCAGGCCGGCGCAGACGCCGGCGCGCAACCACGGGTTGTTTTCGCCGATGCCGCCGGTGAAAACGAGGGCGTCGCAGCCACCGAGTTCGAACCAGAAGGCGCCGACCCAATGGCGGATGGCGTGGATGAAGGCATCGATCGCGCGCTGGGCGCGGGCGTTGCCGGCATCGGCGGCGGCCTTGATGTCGCGGAGGTCGTTGCTGACGCCGGACAGGCCGTCCAAACCACTTTCCTTGGTGAGCTGGCGTTCCGCTTCCTCGATGGTGAGACCGAGACGGCGCACCGCGGCGGGCACGGCGGCGGAGTCGAGGTCACCCACGCGGTTGTTTTGCGGGAGGCCGGACTGCGGGCTGAGGCCCATGCTGGTGCCCCAGGCGACACCGTCGCAGATGGCGGTGACGGAACTGGAGCCACCGAGGTGGCAGGAGATCACGCGCACGGGGGCGCCGGGGAGAGTCTGCGGACCATCGGAGTAGAGGCGGCGGACGTTGGCGGCGAGATCGTGGCGACCGAGGAGTTCGGCGGAGCGTTCGGCCACAAACTTGTGGCTGGCACCGTGGAACCCGTAGCGACGGATACCGGCTTCGAACCACGACTCCGGCACGGCGTAGCGCCGGGCGTAGTCGGGCACCCATTGGTAGAACGCCGTTTCGAACAACGCGACCCGCGGCACCTCGGGGAGGCGTTCACGGAAGCTGCGCAGGCCGGCGGCGTAGGGTGGGTTGTGGGCGGGAGCGAGGTCGGCGTTGGCGAGCAGGGCTTTTTCGACGGACTCGTCGGCCAGCACGCAGCCGGTGAGTTCACCGCCGAAGACAGTCTTGAAGGCCACACCATCGAGATCGGCGGCGGAGCGCACCAGACCTTGATCGGCGAGGGCGCCGAGGGCCTGGTTGATCGCGTCGTCGTGATCGGTGACCCGCTCGTAGCCGCCTTTGGCCAGTTCGCGCACGTCGCTGCCCGCGAGCTCAAGCAGGCGGTATTTGAACGACGTGGAACCGAGGTTGGCGACGAGGAGTTTCATGGGGTTTGGGCGGGGGCCTTCTCCGCTCCGAGACCGCCGGGTGGTGGTCGGGGAGAAAGAGAAAGATAAAGACGAAAGAGAAAGAGCGCGGGGCTCAGGAGAGCCAGGTGCCGAGACCGACGAGGTCTTCGTGCGGGCGCGGGATCACTTGGGTGGCGACGACTTCACCGACGCGCTGGGCGGCATCGGCACCGGCGTCGACGGCGGCTTTGAGGGCGGCGACGTCTCCGCGGAAGAAGGCAGCGACGTGGCCGGAGCCGATTTTCTCGAATCCGGTCATTTCGACGTTGGCGGCTTTGAGGGCGGCATCGGCGGCTTCGACGAGCGAGCAGAGGCCTTTGGTTTCAATCATGCCGAGAGCTTCGTTGGCCATGGGGAAAGAATGTAGAAAGGTGAGTGGTGAAGGGTGAAAAAACGTAACCTATAAGTGGATACGGGTTACATGTTGAACTGCTTGAGCAGCTCGGGATGGGGGCGGGCGATGACGTGCGAGCAGACGAGCTCGCCGACGCGTTGGGCGGCTTCGGAGCCGGCTTCGACCGCGGCTTTGACGGAGCCGACGTCGCCTTTGACCACGACGGTGACGAGACCGCCGCCAATTTGGATTTGGCGGGTCAGGCGGACGCCTGCTGCTTTGACCATGGCGTCGCTGGCTTCGATGGAGCCGACGTAGCCTTTGGTTTCGATAAGACCGAGAGATTCACTCATGGAGGGTGGGGGTTGAGGGTGCGTTGATGGGAGGGTTTAAGGAAGGAGCTGACAGGGCGTGTCGGGGCCGAGGCCGCAGGCGTTGCCCTCGTCGGTGTCGATGTGGACCTCGAGTTTGAAGTCGGGGGAGACGCGCACGAGGATGCGGTCGAAGGTCATGCCGACGGGGCCGTCGATTTTGAGCCGGGCGAAGGAGCCGGGTTTGAAACCGTAGAATTCGGCGTCGGTCGGGTGCATGTGCACGTGCGGCGCGGCGCGGATAACGCCTTCGGGCAGTTCGAGGAAACCGGCGGGGCCCATGAGCATGCAGCCGGGCGTGCCGGCGATGTCACCGGAGGCGCGCACCGGGATGTCGAAGCCGAGCGAAATGGCGTCGGTGTAGGCGAGTTCCACCTGGTTGAGATCGCGGCAGGGGCCGAGGATGCGCAGGTTGGAGATGACGCGGGAGCGGGGACCGATGAGGGTAACCGATTCCTTGGCGGCATACTGGCCCTCCTGGTAAAGCGCCTTCATCGGCGTGAGCTCATGGCCCTTGCCGAAGAGGGTTTCAACGGCCTCGGGGGTGAGGTGACAGTGACGGGCACTGACGTTGACGAGGAGGGGGCGCGGAGCTTGCGCGGCGCGCGGCGTGGGACGACCCAGACGCTGGTAAAGGAGACGGCGAACGGCGTGTTCGATTTCGGCCCGATGGGGTTTGGCAGGGGCGGTCAACATGGAGGCTGACTATGGCAGTTTGGCGAGGGCGGCGCGCCGCATCCGTTGGCGAGAGCTGTGCATTAAATGACGAGAAACGCTCATAAAGGGATATGCGCGGAATGTTTCATATAAGTGACGGACGTGCGGGGTGACGGAGGGGCGGCGCGCGGCGAGCGGCGGGGCAGGAGGAGGCGGGGCAGGGCGGCGCGCGGCGAGCGGAGAGGCAGGGCGACGCGGCCCCGCCGTCGCGGAAGCTTTGGCGGGCGGGGCCGGAGGTCCGCGTCCACCGTTGGGCGCTTCTTTGGAGGGCGTAGCGGCTGCTTTAGCTGCCGGCTCTTTCGGTGGGGCGGAATGCCGGCTGAAGCCGGCACTACGTTGACGCGTGCGGGCACAAAAACGCCGCGCCTTTTTTGGGGCGCGGCGTGGGGGGAGTTTTACTTGCGCGAGGTTTAGCGCAGGAAGGCTTCGTGGAGGCCACCGTCGACGGTGATGACCTGGCCGGTGGTTTTGCTGAGACGCTGGCTGGTGAGCAGGAAGTAGGCTTCCGCTTGGTCGGCCGGCGTGATGGGGGCCTTGGTCAGGGTGCGATCGGCGTAGAACTGCGCGAGTTTGCTGGTGAGCGACTCGGTCTCTTCGTCGTCGGTATACGGGATGTTGTATTTGGCGAGGGAGCCGATGACGCGGTCGCGCGGGAACATGGCCGAACCCTTCACAACGGTGGCGGGGGCGACGCCGTTGACGCGCACCAACGGGGAGAGCTCGATGGCGAGTTCGCGCACGAGGTGGTTGGCGGCGGCCTTGGAGGTGTCGTAGGCGACGGAGCCCTTTTTGGCCACGGCGGCGTTGGCCGAGGTGGTGAGCACGAGGTTGCCGCGCAGGCCCTGTTCGCGCCAGGTCTTGGCGGCTTCGTCGGCGACGAAGTAGGAACCGCTGACGTTGATGCCGAAGGTGAGGGCCCACTTCTCGTCGGGG
This portion of the Actomonas aquatica genome encodes:
- the pduL gene encoding phosphate propanoyltransferase produces the protein MLTAPAKPHRAEIEHAVRRLLYQRLGRPTPRAAQAPRPLLVNVSARHCHLTPEAVETLFGKGHELTPMKALYQEGQYAAKESVTLIGPRSRVISNLRILGPCRDLNQVELAYTDAISLGFDIPVRASGDIAGTPGCMLMGPAGFLELPEGVIRAAPHVHMHPTDAEFYGFKPGSFARLKIDGPVGMTFDRILVRVSPDFKLEVHIDTDEGNACGLGPDTPCQLLP
- a CDS encoding EutN/CcmL family microcompartment protein; its protein translation is MKLGTVIGRITLSQQEPVYRGGQLLVVQPLTRDQLTGADTSPVASGSSLIVYDQLGAGQGATIGYTEGAEASQPFSNPAPVDAYNACIVHQLDYRPPSTT
- a CDS encoding aldehyde dehydrogenase, which codes for MSASLNLNEDLVRSVVAEVLQTFVRNGATPATSAAPQILTPAKRPGVFTDVAAACAAAQAAQLKLLAGGIAARAKVIEIVKTLCTQNAEIWGKFEFNETKIGRLAHKVEKLQIVKLVPGVEWLRPDARSGDHGITLEEFTPFGVIAAILPMTHSIPTLSGNIINIVAAGNSVVFNPHPGGAKSAALAVAAFNEAIKAETGIENLVCTIETPSLDSFDALCAAPEVKMICVTGGPAVVAAAMKSGKRAVCAGPGNPPVLVDDTVCVDKAARDIIAGGAFDNNLLCIGEKEVFVLDSVADKFMAALGRNGAHQLNTAQFERLTAAAFTNSPDAGGCSHPVLNRAFVGLDAATLAGHAGTSAPANTEMLFAECDALHAYVIEEQMMPVLPIVRVNSIEEGIRAALAAEHGYKHSAIIHSLNVDRMTAMARALDTTLFVKNGPSTAGLGLGGEGYLSYSIATTTGEGITTPRTFTRTRRCVMVDQLRIY
- a CDS encoding BMC domain-containing protein gives rise to the protein MSESLGLIETKGYVGSIEASDAMVKAAGVRLTRQIQIGGGLVTVVVKGDVGSVKAAVEAGSEAAQRVGELVCSHVIARPHPELLKQFNM
- a CDS encoding EutN/CcmL family microcompartment protein; translated protein: MILARVDGTLIPATCPPSMVGKRTIICQPLGADGEDIGTPILAYDPLVSGLHQQVLISTDGSQTRQLVGDPHSPLRNFVLALVDPTLSSR
- a CDS encoding BMC domain-containing protein, which produces MAQSALGLLETRGLTALVAGTDAMLKSANVTLAAPMTQVGNALVTAVVTGDVAAVKAAIDSGAEAARQYGEVVSVQVIPRPHDDTAAILPKIKTAGKK
- a CDS encoding BMC domain-containing protein, which translates into the protein MANEALGMIETKGLCSLVEAADAALKAANVEMTGFEKIGSGHVAAFFRGDVAALKAAVDAGADAAQRVGEVVATQVIPRPHEDLVGLGTWLS
- a CDS encoding acetate/propionate family kinase — translated: MKLLVANLGSTSFKYRLLELAGSDVRELAKGGYERVTDHDDAINQALGALADQGLVRSAADLDGVAFKTVFGGELTGCVLADESVEKALLANADLAPAHNPPYAAGLRSFRERLPEVPRVALFETAFYQWVPDYARRYAVPESWFEAGIRRYGFHGASHKFVAERSAELLGRHDLAANVRRLYSDGPQTLPGAPVRVISCHLGGSSSVTAICDGVAWGTSMGLSPQSGLPQNNRVGDLDSAAVPAAVRRLGLTIEEAERQLTKESGLDGLSGVSNDLRDIKAAADAGNARAQRAIDAFIHAIRHWVGAFWFELGGCDALVFTGGIGENNPWLRAGVCAGLADLGLYLDPDLNASGPAEAPLTTFDSRTQVFVIPANEELVVAREAARLLSTLTPST
- a CDS encoding class II aldolase/adducin family protein, which codes for MPKILTAREVEALLRAGEAVPADARLTPSARDLVEDRRRNGRTFTANAPRAGSAAPATKPAASSATPPAPSTPDYEFRWAPGSDPKTPSDIQRFFTSPAIEELKVRICDIGRRLWEREYTDGNGGNITIRVGDNLALCTPTLICKGFMKPADICLVDLDGNQLAGTRKRTSEAMTHFGIMKRQPAAKSCVHAHPPHATAFAIANAEIPTCLIPEAEVFLGKIALAKYQTPGTPENADEVGQLGIDHQAILMQNHGVIVWGKDVEDAYWKMENIDSYCKTVAIAGGLGSGLHRFGTDKLKDLIGLRKALGMPDPRAELEECELCSDNSEFRPGAVCQATPPSSAAPATAEVDPQVETLVQSLTNEILRQLATAK
- a CDS encoding EutN/CcmL family microcompartment protein yields the protein MFLARVIGSVVSTKKDEIMRGRKLLLLRPQLVDEQDPAQFRSGANTIVAVDSLGAGAGDLVLFCQGSSARQATGMKTLPIDAAVVGLVDTVEVLGHRLA